The Entelurus aequoreus isolate RoL-2023_Sb linkage group LG04, RoL_Eaeq_v1.1, whole genome shotgun sequence nucleotide sequence TTCCCAaagcagatagttaacagcacggTGACTATATATTTACTTTGCTTTGTTTATTGCTGCatcatgttgttgttgctgttacaGTTGTACATGCCAACcaataaatatgtatttcttTTACATTGTCACATTTGTACATGTTTATTTTAAAGCACttcctcctgtgtgtgtgtgtgtgtgtgtgtgcgcgcgtgtgtgtgtgtgtgtgtgtgtgtgtgtgtgtgtgtgtgtgtgtgtgtgtgtgtgtgtgtgtgtgtgcgtgtgtgtgtgtgtgtgtgtgtgtgtgtgtgtgtgtgtgtgtgtgtgtgtgtttgtgccaaCAAGCCACAACCAGTCACACTAGTGGGTGTGCTCTTTTGCACTCAGGTATGTCCCATCCAAACCTGCTTACCTTGTCTACTTTCTCAGCAAAGCAGAAAGAAAGAACACCTTCTTGTACCGGCCTTAACGCACAAACCTCAGGTTTATTTGTTAAACATGTCGATCACTGTGTTTTTTTCCAGCGTGAGCAGTAACACAGCGGTACAGTATTCCTCACTTTTCCTGCATATTTATTGCTAGAAACTTTCCACTGGTAACATGGTCTTTTTCTTTGATGCAGATGAAGAAAAACCAAAACAGAATCTTCAGTATCCTAGACTCCAAGAAGATCCCGTATAAGGCGGTGGACATTTCCCAGAATCCTGCAGATAAGGACCTCATGAGGCAGAGAGCGATGGACCCGACCGCTCTGCCCCCTCAAATCTGTAATGGGGACAACTACTGTGGGGTAAGACTCACATGCATATGCTAATATAGCGTTGTGTACTTTATACATGCATTAGGTGTTTCTATTTAGGCAACACAGTAGTTGCCCGGTAGCTGTGTTGAggctaaataaatatttgaaGTATTACGACACACAGACACAGTAGATAGCACACCCTGTGTATTGTCTGGTCTTTCGAAGCTAAAACGACTTAATTGCACTGTGGTAGAAAGGTTGCTGGGTAAGTAAGTGCTATTATAATGTATCCATTTACATTACTGACTTGAATccaaatagtatatatatatatatatatatatatatatatatatatatatatatatatatatatatatatatatatcgtgtgtgtgtgtgtgtgtgtgtgtgtgtgtgtgtgtgtgtgtgtgtgtgtgtgtgtgtgtgtgtgtgtgtgtgtgtgtgtgtgcgtgtatatgtatgtatacatgcatatacataaacatattgcagggtattgtggccaaacagctcaatttttgtttcatctgacatcccatggacaaagataagaccttctggaggaaagttctgttgagctgtttggccacaatactcagcaatatgtttggaggagaaaatgtgaggcctttaatcccaggaacaccaaacctaccgtcaagcatggtgctggtagtattatgctctgggcctgttttgctgccaaaggaactggtgctttacacagagtaaataggacaatgaaaaaggaggattacctccaaattcttcaggacaacctaaaatcatcagcccggaggttgggtcttgggcgcagttgggtgttccaacaggacaatgaccccaaacacatgtcaaaagtggtaaagggatggctaaatcaggctagaattaaggttttagaaaggccttcccaaagtcctgacttaaacgtgtggacaatgctgaagaaacaagtccatgtcagaaaaacaacaaatttagctgaactgcaccaattttgtcaagaggagtggtcaaaagttcaaccagaagcttgccagaagcttgtggatagctaccaaaagcgccttattgcagtgaaacttgccaagggacatgtaaccaaatattaacattgctgtatgtatacttttgacccagcagatttggtcacatgttcagtagacccataataaattcataaaataaccaaacttcatgaatgttttttgtgaccaacaagtatgtgctccaatcactctagcacaaaaaaataagagttttaaaaattatttgaaattcaagacagccatgacattttgttctttacaagtttgtgtaaacttttgatcgtgactgtatgtatatgtataaatgtatgtaccggtatgtatgtatgtgtatatatatatgtatatatttatatacatatactgtatgtatgtatgtatgtgtgtgtatatttataaaaACCCCTtatccatgagttgggaaattgtgttagatgtaaatgtaaactgaatacaatgatttgcaaatcattttcaacccatattcagttgaatatgctacaaagacaacatatttgatgttcaaactgaaacatttttttttttggaaataatcattaactttagaatttgatgccagcaacacgtgacaaagaagtaggGAAAGATGTCAATAAATActgacaggcaaattgggaacaggtggatgccatgattgggtataaaagtagattccatgaaatgctcagtcattcacaaacaaggattgggcgagggtcaccactttgtcaacaaatgcgtgagcaaattgttgaacagtttaagaaaaacctttatcaaccagctattccgtttatatttacatctaacacaatttcccaactcctatggaaacggggtttgtaaatatatatatatatatatatatatatatatatatatatatatatatatatatatatatatatatatatatatatatatatatatatatatatatatatatatatatatgtgtgtgtgtgtgtatatatatatatatatatatatatatatgtgtgtgtatatatatatatgtgtgtatatatatatatatgtgtgtatatatactgtaagtctgtaatatgattacatttttatttaaaaataaatatccacTAGAACACCATCATACAATAAAATAGTAACAATTTgtaataatttataataattaagtcagaaaaataaataagtagCTGTCAATATATAAAAATTATGGTATATTAATTTCATAAATGAAAATATTTTTCAGTCCCAACCaagaaataaaaacacatttaaaaaagaaaaaaacccaaaaacattttttaactctAACCAAGGAATAAAAGTTACATTTGACTCTGTTTCATTGTTAGGCTCGACCCATGTTTTTTCATTGAATAGTCAAAGGCCAAGACTTTCTAAaggatttacaatatttattaaaaacagaTCAGAGGTAAACATTACACCGTTGGTTTCACTCTCGCCAAGAATTAGCCATGATCAACAATTCTTCACGCttgttgtagtaaaaaaaaagccGACAAGTTCACAGTGTGACAGATTCCATGGTTTCCCGAGGCTGGGGATGAGCCCAAGGAAAAAGAAGCAAGGACAGTTCATGAGAATGTGGGCCAGTCCAACGCCAACAAGAAGCTTTGGGTGGTGCCATCAATCAATAAGGAAAATTTGTGTACTAATTAAAACTATCAGATTTGCAGCtaactaaaataatttttataatCTAAAAATATTAAGAATTGTATCTTTGTACCAATGGAGATCCAGATTAAAAATAACCTGAACAAGCCTCATGTCTTGAAACATCAGCAGGCCCGAAGGCTAAAGTCAGACATGAGTGTGTGCTTTTTATCAAAACAGTTTGAAGTCATTACAGTTCAAAACTACATCGAGTAAACTTATGTGTATAGTTGCTATACATTCTAACATTATCAGGACACAAGTTCTGTTTTAGTATACAGTATTATATGTGTGCTCAAATACATGTGTTGAAATTGTTCCAAAATCGCATTTCTTTAAATGGGACACCACTTCCATCAATGTGGTTGTACAAATGTAATTACTGCACACATTTTTTGATCTTTTATATGTATTTGTTTCTCATGCACTTTTTGTTTTCCATTCAGGATTTCACTGCATTCGACAATGCAATCGAGATGGAACAATTGGAGGCGTTTCTCAAAATCTGATCAGCCACAGCCTGTCCATTTGTTTCTGCATTGTCAATATAACACAAATAAatctatatgtaaaaatatatattgttttgttgttgttgggatGCTGTCAAATTTCCTACAATAAATATggcttgtttttattttgttctcAAGAAAACAGCTGGAATTTTGAAAATGTATGTTTgaaagaaaataaacaaaattattaaaatgacttGACATTGGTCTGCAATCATTGCTTACTATAAATTATATCGTAATGCATTATTACAATGGTGTAAAGCTGgtagtccaaagtgcggcccgggggccatttgcaactCGCAGCTATTTTTTAACGCCCCGCGGCACattcaaaagtggaataaaagagcaaacaagtaATGTAACAGACAAATGTTGGCATAATTAAACTAATAGCACAAAGCTGACATGTAGgcatttttttaactgtcattgtttaagaaaataataaaacaatatactgcgatgaggtggcgacttgtccagggtgtaccccgccttccgcccaaatgcagctgagataggctcctgcaacccccgcgaccccaaaaaggacaagcggtacaaaatggatggatggatggacttgacagatagatctggagTGGATCTcaaaatttaagtgttgaaagtaaaaattatatattgatatatgacctatttttaacacatttatgagaGGGGgagccttttggatccccaatacctttagtgtgcttttttttaactgtcattgttcaagaAAAATATTGAACCAAAAGCAATATTGTTCatcatcaatgtttatttatatagccctaaatcacaagtgtctcaaagggctgcacaagccacaacgacatcctcggtacagagcccacatacgggcaaggaaaaactc carries:
- the zgc:153284 gene encoding SH3 domain-binding glutamic acid-rich-like protein 3, encoding MSITVFFSSVSSNTAMKKNQNRIFSILDSKKIPYKAVDISQNPADKDLMRQRAMDPTALPPQICNGDNYCGDFTAFDNAIEMEQLEAFLKI